A portion of the Meriones unguiculatus strain TT.TT164.6M chromosome 11, Bangor_MerUng_6.1, whole genome shotgun sequence genome contains these proteins:
- the Elf3 gene encoding ETS-related transcription factor Elf-3 translates to MAATCEISNVFSNYFNAMYSSEDPSLAPPPPPPPTAAFAAEDLVLTLNNPQMSLDGPEKASWSGEQPQFWSKTQVLDWISYQVEKNKYDASSIDFSRCDMDGATLCSCALEELRLVFGPLGDQLYAQLRDLTSNSYDELSWIIELLEKDGMAFQESLGGDPGPFDQGSPFAQELLDDGRQASPYYGSSYGAGAPSPGSSVSIAGTTTPQSSHSSDSGGSDVDLDLTDSKVFPRNGFPDYKKGEPKHGKRKRGRPRKLSKEYWDCLEGKKRKHAPRGVHLWEFIRDILIHPELNEGLMKWENRHEGVFKFLRSEAVAQLWGQKKKNSNMTYEKLSRAMRYYYKREILERVDGRRLVYKFGKNSSGWKEDEIVESRN, encoded by the exons ATGGCTGCCACCTGCGAGATCAGCAACGTTTTTAGTAACTACTTCAACGCCATGTACAGCTCAGAAGACCCTAGCCTGgcgccgcctcctcctcctcctccgactGCTGCCTTTGCCGCTGAAGACTTGGTGTTGACCCTGAACAACCCCCAGATGTCACTGGACGGTCCGG AGAAGGCAAGCTGGTCAGGGGAACAGCCCCAGTTCTGGTCGAAGACCCAGGTACTGGACTGGATCAGCTACCAAGTGGAAAAGAACAAGTATGACGCCAGCTCCATTGACTTCTCCCGCTGCGATATGGACGGGGCCACCCTCTGCAGCTGTGCCCTTGAGGAGCTGCGACTAGTCTTCGGGCCTCTGGGAGACCAGCTTTATGCCCAGCTTCGAGACCTCA ccTCCAACTCTTACGATGAACTCAGCTGGATCATTGAGCTGTTGGAGAAGGACGGTATGGCCTTCCAAGAAAGCCTAGGAGGAGACCCAGGCCCCTTTG ACCAGGGAAGCCCTTTTGCCCAGGAGCTGTTGGATGATGGCCGCCAGGCAAGCCCTTACTACGGCAGTAGCTATGGTGCTGGAGCGCCCTCCCCTGGTAGCTCTGTCTCCATTGCAG GGACCACTACTCCCCAGAGCTCTCATTCCTCTGACTCCGGTGGAAGCGACGTGGACCTGGACCTCACTGATAGCAAAGTCTTCCCTAGAA ATGGCTTTCCTGACTATAAGAAGGGCGAACCCAAGCATGGGAAGAGGAAACGGGGGCGTCCCCGAAAGCTGAGCAAAGAGTACTGGGACTGCCTGGAAGGCAAGAAGAGAAAGCACG CCCCGAGAGGCGTTCACCTGTGGGAGTTCATCCGGGACATCCTTATCCACCCTGAGCTCAATGAAGGTCTCATGAAATGGGAGAACCGGCATGAGGGTGTGTTCAAGTTTCTTCGCTCAGAAGCTGTGGCCCAACTATGGggccaaaagaaaaagaacagcaatATGACCTATGAGAAACTGAGCCGGGCCATGAG GTACTACTACAAACGGGAGATCCTGGAGCGGGTCGATGGCCGGCGGCTTGTCTACAAGTTTGGCAAGAACTCCAGTGGCTGGAAGGAAGACGAGATTGTAGAGAGTCGGAATTAA